TCGAGCGGATCGTCGCGCAGGAGGGCCCCGGTCAGACGTACTTCCTGGCCGGACACCCGTTCATGAAGACCGAGATCGCGCACACCATGCAGCGCGATCTCGGCGTGTTCCTGCCCGCCACCGTCGCGCTGATGGCGGTGCTTGTGTACGTGAGCGTCGGCTCGGTCGCGATGACGCTCCTGATCCTGGCGGCGGTGCTCGTCGCGGTGGTCTGGATGACCGGCTTCATGGGCTGGATCGGCCAGCCGATCACGGCGCTCTCGAACACTGCCCCGACCTTCCTGCTCGCGATCGGCTGCGCCTACGTGATGCACCTGGCGGCGTGCTACCAGCGACAGGTCCACGCCGGGGCCGACGCTCGCGCTGCGACGCTCGCCGCTCTCGAGCGCATGCGCAGACCGGTCGTCGTCGCGGGGCTCACCACCGCGATCGGCGCGGGGTTCGTGGCGCTCTCGGACCTGCCGCTCGTGCGCGGATTCGGCATCGACCTGATGGCGGGCGTGCTCTCCGTGATCGTGCTCGCCTGCTTCGCGGTGCCCGCGGTTCTGTCGCTCTCGAAGGTCCGCCGCGGCAGCGGGATCCTGACCAGCGAGCGCCGGCTCGGCGTGCTGCTCTTCGGGATCGTCGAGTTCGTCTCGCGCCGCCCGCGCGCGATTCTCGCGGCGGCGTTGCTGCTGTTCGTCGCGGCCGGCATCGCGAGCACCCGGCTCGTGGTCGATTCCAGCGGCCCGAAGGCGTTCGCCGAGGACTCGCGCTTCCGCCGCTCCTCGGAGTTCTACCGCTCGCACCTCTCCGGCGACGTGATCGAGAACGTGTACGTGCGGACGTCCGGAGCCGGCGGGATCCACGACCCCGACCTCTTGCGGCGGATGCTCGCGTTCCAGCGCGCCGCGGAGGCGCTGCCGGAGATCGACAAGAGCTTCTCGATCGCGAGCTACGTCGAGCTGATGAACCGCGCGATGCACGGGGAGGATCCGTCCGAGCTGCGCATCCCCGACAGCGCCGAGGCGGTCGCGCAGTACCTGCTGCTCTACTCGTCGGCCGGCGAGCCCGACGAGTTCGACGACCTGCTGGACTTCGAGCATCGCCACGCGCGAATCGTGCTGACCGCGACGGTCGGCTCGAGCCGCGAGAGCGCGGCGCTCCGGGCGCGGCTCGAGGCGCTCGCGCGCGAACACCTGCCCGGGGAGTCCGGCCGCGACGCGGTTCTCTCGACCGAGATCCTGCTCTCGGAGGCCGCGGACGAGCTGGCCGTCGAGCAGGTCTGGAGCCTGGCGGGCGCGTCGCTGCTGATTCTGCTGCTCTCGGCGTTCGCGTTCCGCTCGCTCTGGATCGGCGCACATCTCTTCCTGCCGATCGCGCTCCCGGTCGCGCTGAACTTCGCGGTGATGGTGATCTTCGCGATCACGCTTCGCGACGTGACCAGCGTCATCGCGGTCACCACGCTCGGAATCGCGGTGGACAGCACGGTCCACCTGCTCGACACGATCCGGCATCACGAGGCCGCGCACGGTCTGCGCCGCGTCGCGGTCTTCGAGGCGTACGTCACCACCGGCCGGCCGGTGCTGGTGACGAGCCTGATCATCGCCTCCGGGCTGGCCGTGCTCGGACTCTCGGATTTCCAGGTGATCGCGAACTTCGGCGGGCTCGAGGCGCTCTCGCTGCTCTTCGCGCTGGCGGCCGATCTGTTCATCCTGCCCGCACAGCTCCTGGCCAGCGCAGCTCCCGCGCGCGCGGACCGGGTCTCGGAGGCGCTGCTGCTCACCACGAGCGAGCGCGCGTTTCCCGCGCTTCTGGTCGAGAGCTCGGGCGAGCTGCTTCGCGTTCGCGCGCTGGGCGAGGGCGGCGCGGAGTCCGCGAGTCCGGGCGAGGAGATCCTGGTCCGCGGTCTGCGCGCGGGAACGAGACTCGCGGGGCGCGTCAGCCGGCGCGGTCCCGGGGAATCGGAGCTCGAGATCACGCTCGAGTCGGATGCGCGGGGCGAGCAGCGCTCCGCGGCCGACGAGCTGCGCCGGCTGTTCACGGGCGCGATCACGAAGGAGTTCGCGCTGGGCGGCTACCGTTTCTGCCGCGCGGATTCGATCGAGCAGCGCCAGGCCGCCTACGCGCTGCGCTTCCGCGTCTACGCGGCGCACGGCTACATCGATCCTGCCGACTTCGGCAGCCCGAGCCTGCGCGACTCTTTCGACGAGTCGGCGATCCAGTGTCTGGCGTACGACGCGGGCGGCGCCCTGGTCGGCACGGCGCGCGTGGTGCTGCCGAGCGAGCTCGGCTTCCAGACCGAGGCGTTCTTCGAGTTCGAGCCGCCCGACGTTCCGCGCGAGCGCCTGGGCGAGATCGGCAAGCTCGCGCTGTCGGTCGAGCACCGCGGCGGCGAGCGTGTCGCACTGCTCGGGCTGGTGAAGCTGCTCTACGACGCGCTGCGCGAGCACGACCTCGGCCACGCCTACGCGTTCATGCCCCGCAATCTGATCGAGTCGCTCGCCCGGCTCGGGTTCCCGTCGAGCCCGCTCGGTCCGCTCTCGGCCGCGACCGAGGCCGCGCGGCGCCGCTCGCCGATGCGCGGCTACTTCGAGCGGCTCGATCCGCAGTCGGTGCTCTTCGACCTCGACCAGGCCGGCCGCGGCTTCGGGGGGAAGTCGTGAGGCTGCGACGCGATCCGCTGCTCTGGTGCGCGGCCGTGCTGCTGCTGCTCACGGGGATGTACGGAGCGATCGAGACCTCGCGCTGGCGCGACCGGCAGTTTGCGGGGTTTCTCGTGCTGCGAAACGGGGTCGTCGCCTCGGCAGGGCTCGCGCACTGGCCCGGCACCTCGGACGGCGAGATCTACGGCCGGCAGGTGACCGAGGTCGACGGGAGCTCGGTGCGCGGCGGCGCAGAGGTACGCGCGGCGATCGCGGGCGCAAGCGAGGGGAGATCGGTCCGCTACCGCTTCGGCGAAGGCGAGGGCAGCTTCGTCCGGAGCGTCGAGACGCGGCGCTTCGCCTTTCGCGACCTCTGGCTCCTGTTCGGGAGCTTCATGCTGAACGGAGCCGCGTTCGGCATCGTCGCGATCCTGACGCGCGCGCTGCGCGGCGGCGACCGGCTGGGCCGCGGCACGTTCGCGTTCTTCTGGCTGGCGGCGATGTACACGTTCTCGGCTCTGGACCTGTACGGTCCGTACCGGCTGTTCCGGCTGCACGTGCTCTGCGAGTCGTTCCTGTTCGCGGGCACGATCCACATGGCGCTGGTGTTTCCGCAGTCACCGCGGCTGGTGGAGCGGTTCCCCTGGCTGATCCACGTGCCGTACGGGCTGGCGCTGCCGGTCGCGGTGGCGGGACAGATCTGCCTGGACGACCCCGAGCGCTACGTGGTCCACCACGGCGTCTCGATGCTCCTGTTCGGCCTGGCGGTGGTCGGCCTGATCGCGTCGCAGGTCCACGCGGGTCTGCGCCCGGCGTCGTTCGAGGCGCGCCAGCGCGTCCGCGTGGTCGCGTTCGGAGCGGTCGCGGCGCTCAGCCCCTCGGTCGGGCTGGTCGTCATCTCTCCGCTCGTGGGCTTGAACGCCTCGCAGAACTCGATGGCGTTCACCGCGTTCCTGTTCCCGGCCGCGGTGGCCTACGCGGTTCTGCGTCACAACCTGCTCGAGGTCGACGCGCTGATCCGCCGCTCGGTCGCGTACGCGGCGCTCACGCTCCTGGCCGCTCTCGTCTACGGGGGCGGCGTCGCGCTCACGCATCGCGCGTTCGCCGACGCGCTCGACTATCGCGAGCCGGTCTTCGCGATCGTCTTCGGCGTGGTCTGCGTCGGCCTGATGCTGCCGCTTCGCGACCACGCGCAGGCGCTGATCGATCGGCTCTTCTTCCGCAACGCCTACGACTATCGCCGGATCGTCGAGGAGACGAGCGGACGGCTGGCTTCGGCGACCGAGCTCGCGTCCCTGTCGCGAGAGCTGCACCGCGGCGTCGAACGCGCGCTGCATCCCCAGGGCGCGGGCCTCTTCGTCCGCGGCGAGGGCGGCGCGATGTTCGCGGTGGGGGACGCGGGCCTGCTTCGGGCGCCGCTCGACGTTCCCGCCGACCGCAAGAGCGTCGACGCGGCGGACGGCGGGCTGGTGATCCCGTTCCGCAGCGAGGGCGAGCTCGTCGCGGCGCTCGTGCTCGGCCCCCCGCGCTCCGGCGGCATGTACAGCGGCGAGGACCGCGCGCTGCTCCACACGCTCGCGCACCAGGGCGCGGTCGCGGTTCGAAACGCGCTCGCGCTCGAGCAGCTTCGCGAGCTCAATCGCAGCCTCGAGGGCAAGGTCGAGGCCCGGACCCACGACCTGCAGAAGGCGCTCGACGAGCTGCGAAGCACCCAGACCCAGCTGCTCCACCGCGAGAAGATGGCGTCGCTCGGGGCCTCGTCCGGCTCGCTCGGGCTCGACTCGAACGCGCCCGCGACGCAGGGAAGCGTCAGCCGGAAGCGGCTTCCCTGGCCGGGCGCGCTCTCGAGCGAGATCGAGCCGCCGAGCAGCTCGGCGAGCCGTCGCGAGAGTGCGAGCCCCAGGCCTGCGCCGCCGATGCGTCGCGTGGAGGAGCCGTCGACCTGCGTGAAGGGTCGGAAGATGCGCAGCTGCTCCTCGGGGCTCATCCCGATGCCGGTGTCCGTCACCGTGAACTCGACCGCGTCGCGATCGCCGCAGCGTGCGCTGCAGACCGAGAGCTCCACGTGGCCGCACTCCGTGAAGCGCAGCGCGTTGCCGAGCAGGTTCAGCAGGATCTGCCGCAGCCGCCAGAGGTCGGTGGCGAGCTCGGCGGGCGCCGCCGGCGGGCGCACGAGCCGCAGCTCGAGCCCTCGCTCGCGTGCCTGCGGCGAGAGCGTCGCCGAGAGATCGGCGAGCAGCGCGTCGATCTGCACCTGCTCGCTCTGCAGCCAGAGCTTTCCGGCCTCCATTCGCGAC
This Deltaproteobacteria bacterium DNA region includes the following protein-coding sequences:
- a CDS encoding GNAT family N-acetyltransferase encodes the protein MKTEIAHTMQRDLGVFLPATVALMAVLVYVSVGSVAMTLLILAAVLVAVVWMTGFMGWIGQPITALSNTAPTFLLAIGCAYVMHLAACYQRQVHAGADARAATLAALERMRRPVVVAGLTTAIGAGFVALSDLPLVRGFGIDLMAGVLSVIVLACFAVPAVLSLSKVRRGSGILTSERRLGVLLFGIVEFVSRRPRAILAAALLLFVAAGIASTRLVVDSSGPKAFAEDSRFRRSSEFYRSHLSGDVIENVYVRTSGAGGIHDPDLLRRMLAFQRAAEALPEIDKSFSIASYVELMNRAMHGEDPSELRIPDSAEAVAQYLLLYSSAGEPDEFDDLLDFEHRHARIVLTATVGSSRESAALRARLEALAREHLPGESGRDAVLSTEILLSEAADELAVEQVWSLAGASLLILLLSAFAFRSLWIGAHLFLPIALPVALNFAVMVIFAITLRDVTSVIAVTTLGIAVDSTVHLLDTIRHHEAAHGLRRVAVFEAYVTTGRPVLVTSLIIASGLAVLGLSDFQVIANFGGLEALSLLFALAADLFILPAQLLASAAPARADRVSEALLLTTSERAFPALLVESSGELLRVRALGEGGAESASPGEEILVRGLRAGTRLAGRVSRRGPGESELEITLESDARGEQRSAADELRRLFTGAITKEFALGGYRFCRADSIEQRQAAYALRFRVYAAHGYIDPADFGSPSLRDSFDESAIQCLAYDAGGALVGTARVVLPSELGFQTEAFFEFEPPDVPRERLGEIGKLALSVEHRGGERVALLGLVKLLYDALREHDLGHAYAFMPRNLIESLARLGFPSSPLGPLSAATEAARRRSPMRGYFERLDPQSVLFDLDQAGRGFGGKS
- a CDS encoding response regulator → MRERMSRPARILVVDDEPRGVELLVRALRPLGEVVGEASAEAAWERFAAGEYDVVVCDQRMPGLSGVELLSRVAARDDLIGRILLTGFADFDDTVDAINRARVHAYLSKPCPPAHLLATVRSVLERAQLARENDGLLLELKARNQDLAGALASLSEAKDAAEAASRAKSEFLANMSHELRTPMTAILGYSQLLEDGLESEERARALLSIHTNGSHLLRLLNDILDLSRMEAGKLWLQSEQVQIDALLADLSATLSPQARERGLELRLVRPPAAPAELATDLWRLRQILLNLLGNALRFTECGHVELSVCSARCGDRDAVEFTVTDTGIGMSPEEQLRIFRPFTQVDGSSTRRIGGAGLGLALSRRLAELLGGSISLESAPGQGSRFRLTLPCVAGAFESSPSEPDEAPSDAIFSRWSSWVWVLRSSSSAFCRSWVRASTLPSRLRLSSRSCSSASAFRTATAPWCASVWSSARSSPLYMPPERGGPSTSAATSSPSLRNGITSPPSAASTLLRSAGTSSGARSRPASPTANIAPPSPRTKRPAPWGCSARSTPRCSSRDRDASSVAEASRPLVSSTIRR